The following coding sequences lie in one Indicator indicator isolate 239-I01 chromosome 2, UM_Iind_1.1, whole genome shotgun sequence genomic window:
- the TOMM20 gene encoding mitochondrial import receptor subunit TOM20 homolog, with translation MKVGKTSAIAAGLCGALFIGYCIYFDRKRRSDPNFKNRLRERRKKQKLAKERAGLSKLPDLKDAEAVQKFFLEEIQLGEELLAQGEYEKGVDHLTNAIAVCGQPQQLLQVLQQTLPPPVFQMLLTKLPTISQRIVSAQCLAEDDVE, from the exons ATGAAGGTGGGCAAGACCAGTGCCATCGCGGCGGGCCTTTGCGGGGCCCTTTTCATTGGCTACTGCATCTACTTCGACCGCAAAAGACGGAGCGACCCGAATTTCAAGAACCGACTGCGGGAGC gaaggaagaaacagaaactTGCCAAAGAGAGAGCAGGGCTTTCCAAG TTGCCTGATCTGAAAGATGCTGAAGCAGttcagaaatttttccttgAGGAGATTCAGCTGGGCGAGGAACTACTAGCTCAAG GTGAATATGAGAAAGGTGTCGATCACTTGACCAATGCCATTGCTGTGTGtggacagccacagcagctacTACAAGTTCTACAGCAGACTCTTCCACCACCAGTGTTTCAAATGCTTCTTACTAAGCTCCCTACAATAAGCCAG AGAATTGTAAGTGCACAGTGCTTGGCTGAAGATGATGTTGAATGA
- the RBM34 gene encoding RNA-binding protein 34, which yields MERTRCSTWRLPHVQPLEGHTSVPLHHRSVAPPSLSLHRPRAPEVMRPASTPIRPRGAMGDKRRGVGARGPPPPEERARGVAPPRSPRARGRGGAGGAEEYVVGQVTGSLWPDTAPDAPLARLFSPFAAGAPPALVPKSKKRRQAEVEKVAEDQSSSVIQEPPIKPKKVRKKELSQAEKKLANRESALEQADEEEKEKPFQNKAKPKKSASHAITRSVVNSDKGSTAKQKKGKKVTDEMVGRRTVFVGNLPVSCTRQALKALFKEYGQIKSVRFRSLVPAEATLSKKLAAIKNKVHPNAKFVNAYIVFEEERDAIEALKENGREIASGFHIRVDIASKSSSHDNKRSIFLGNVSYDISDDAVREHFSVCGDVVGVRIVRDRKTGLGKGFGYVLFENTDAVHLALKLNESNLMGRKIRVKRCGKKWKAPQKSANRNTDAVHVALKQNESHLMGRKTQVKHCGEEWKAPQKSANQNTDAVHVAVKQTKSDTGRKTQVKHCGEEWKAPQKSANQNTDAVHVAVKQTKSDTGRKTQVKHCGEEWKAPQKSANQNTDAVHVAVKQTKSDTGRKTQVKHCGEEWKAPQKSANQNTDAVHVAVKQTKSDTGRKTQAKCCGEEWKAPQKSANQNTDAIYLPLKKNEPDLTGRKTQVKHCGEEWKTPQKSADQNTDAVHVTLKLNKSNLKGRKIQVKHCREKWKAPWKSADQSLKYRADSTLKNKSSSGEKAIPLKSSKQKVLKTLPRNRAVKKTEVF from the exons ATGGAGCGGACACGGTGTTCTACCTGGCGTCTCCCCCACGTCCAGCCTCTCGAAGGGCACACCTCTGTCCCTCTCCATCACCGTTCCGTCGCTCCGCCTTCCCTCAGCCTGCACCGGCCCCGCGCGCCGGAAGTGATGCGCCCCGCCTCTACTCCCATCAGGCCACGAGGAGCCATGGGGGACAAGCGGCGCGGCGTGGGGGCGCGGGGCCCGCCGCCACCGGAGGAGAGAGCACGTGGTGTAGCGCCGCCACGCTCTCCCCGCGCGCGGGGCAGAGGGGGCGCGGGCGGCGCGGAGGAGTACGTGGTGGGGCAGGTGACGGGCAGCCTCTGGCCCGACACGGCCCCCGACGCGCCGCTCGCGCGCCTCTTCAGCCCCTTCGCCGCCGGCGCCCCGCCGGCGCTGGTGCCC aaaagcaagaaaagaaggcAGGCAGAAGTGGAGAAAGTAGCAGAAGACCAGAGCTCATCTGTCATACAGGAACCTCCTATAAAGCCAAAGAAAGTCAGAAAAAAGGAACTTtcacaagcagagaaaaaactGGCAAACAG aGAGAGTGCTTTGGAGCAGGCagatgaagaggagaaagaaaaaccgtttcaaaacaaagcaaagccaaagaAAAGCGCTTCTCATGCCATCACCAGAAGTGTTGTTAATTCAGATAAAGGCAGTACTgcgaaacaaaaaaaagggaaaaaggtgACCGACGAAATGGTAGGCAGAAGGACAGTGTTTGTTGGAAACCTGCCTGTCAGCTGTACTCGTCAG GCACTGAAAGCTCTTTTTAAAGAGTATGGACAAATAAAATCTGTTCGGTTCCGGTCTTTG GTTCCAGCAGAAGCTACTTTATCCAAAAAGTTGGCAGCAATAAA GAATAAAGTGCACCCTAATGCGAAGTTCGTTAATGCTTATATTGTATTTGAGGAAGAACGTGATGCCATTGAGGCTCTTAAGGA aaatggaagagaaattgCTAGTGGATTTCACATCAGAGTTGACATTGCATCAAAAAGCAGTTCG CATGATAATAAAAGATCCATATTTTTGGGAAATGTCTCATATG ACATCAGTGACGATGCTGTGCGAGAACACTTTTCTGTCTGTGGAGATGTAGTAGGAGTGCGAATTGTGAGAGACAGAAAGACTGGCTTGGGTAAAGGCTTCGGCTACGTTCTCTTTGAG AACACGGATGCTGTACATCTTGCTCTGAAACTCAATGAGTCGAATCTTATGGGAAGAAAGATACGAGTGAAGCGCTGTGGAAAGAAGTGGAAAGCACCACAGAAGAGTGCAAATCGGAATACAGATGCTGTACATGTTGCTCTGAAACAAAACGAGTCTCATCTTATGGGAAGAAAGACACAAGTGAAGCACTGCGGGGAGGAGTGGAAAGCGCCACAGAAAAGTGCAAATCAGAATACAGATGCTGTACATGTTGCTGTGAAACAAACCAAGTCTGATACGGGAAGAAAGACACAAGTGAAGCACTGCGGGGAGGAGTGGAAAGCGCCACAGAAAAGTGCAAATCAGAATACAGATGCTGTACATGTTGCTGTGAAACAAACCAAGTCTGATACGGGAAGAAAGACACAAGTGAAGCACTGCGGGGAGGAGTGGAAAGCGCCACAGAAAAGTGCAAATCAGAATACAGATGCTGTACATGTTGCTGTGAAACAAACCAAGTCTGATACGGGAAGAAAGACACAAGTGAAGCACTGCGGGGAGGAGTGGAAAGCGCCACAGAAAAGTGCAAATCAGAATACAGATGCTGTACATGTTGCtgtgaaacaaaccaaatctGATACGGGAAGAAAGACACAAGCAAAGTGCTGTGGAGAGGAGTGGAAAGCACCACAGAAAAGCGCAAATCAGAATACAGATGCCATATATCTCCCTCTAAAAAAAAACGAGCCTGATCTTACGGGAAGAAAGACACAAGTGAAGCACTGTGGAGAGGAGTGGAAAACACCACAGAAAAGTGCAGATCAGAATACAGATGCTGTACATGTCACTTTGAAACTCAACAAGTCTAATCTTAAGGGAAGAAAGATACAAGTGAAgcactgcagagagaaatggaaagcACCATGGAAAAGTGCAGATCAGTCTCTGAAGTACAGAGCTGATAGTACCTTAAAAAACAAGAGTAGCTCTGGTGAAAAAGCAATCCCATTAAAGAGCAGTAAACAGAAAGTACTAAAAACTCTTCCTAGAAATAGAGctgtgaagaaaacagaagtttttTGA